Proteins encoded in a region of the Isosphaeraceae bacterium EP7 genome:
- a CDS encoding 2-phosphosulfolactate phosphatase, with product MSAEPSQIFVHLLPALIPAGALRGGVAVVIDVLRATTAMVHGLAAGATHIVPCLEIDEARGVAAALPPGTAVLAGERLGVPIEGFDLGNSPADFNASTCRGKTLVITTTNGTRAIHASREAERVLVAGFVNLEATARALIADGRPVHLVCAGTDGQISLEDTLLAGAIAETLRDRGWTLENDPARIASILWFDVDYRIDEGETLAGVLSDGRGGRRVRELKLAPDIEAAATLNRFDLVAELVSNPPGIVAVPVVEPE from the coding sequence ATGTCCGCAGAGCCGTCGCAAATTTTCGTCCACCTCCTGCCCGCCCTCATCCCGGCGGGCGCCTTGCGCGGCGGAGTGGCCGTGGTCATCGACGTGCTCAGGGCGACCACCGCGATGGTCCACGGCCTCGCCGCCGGGGCCACGCACATCGTCCCCTGCCTGGAGATCGACGAGGCCCGCGGCGTCGCCGCCGCCCTGCCTCCGGGCACCGCCGTGCTGGCCGGAGAACGCCTGGGTGTGCCGATCGAGGGATTCGACCTGGGCAACTCGCCGGCCGACTTCAACGCCAGCACCTGCCGGGGCAAGACCCTGGTGATCACGACCACGAACGGCACTCGCGCGATCCATGCCAGCCGCGAGGCCGAACGCGTCCTCGTCGCCGGCTTCGTGAACCTGGAGGCGACCGCCCGGGCGCTCATCGCCGACGGACGTCCGGTGCACCTGGTCTGCGCGGGGACCGACGGGCAGATCAGCCTGGAAGACACGCTGCTGGCCGGCGCGATCGCCGAGACGCTCAGGGATCGAGGCTGGACCCTGGAGAACGACCCGGCGCGGATCGCCTCGATCTTGTGGTTCGATGTGGATTACCGGATCGACGAGGGCGAGACTCTCGCCGGAGTCCTCTCCGACGGCCGGGGCGGTCGTCGGGTGCGCGAGCTGAAGTTGGCCCCCGACATCGAGGCTGCGGCGACCCTGAACCGGTTCGACCTGGTCGCCGAGCTGGTGTCCAATCCGCCGGGGATCGTCGCGGTCCCGGTCGTCGAGCCGGAGTGA
- a CDS encoding glycine--tRNA ligase has product MMDMDKLVSLCKRRGFIFPSSEIYGGINGFWDYGPLGVELKRNIKDAWWQDTIRSRDDVVGLDCSIIMNPRVWEASGHVGGFNDPMVDCRETKERYRADQLYVFQWNFPAPEGGAAAPEPLWLSAMGASAEDAITAVEKKAQKMANKRGVRTKDIPEPLAVPYLSLAEPERAKVIGPATETPGTLTEPRQFNLMFKTSVGALETASSVAYLRPETAQGIFANFKNVVDTGRVRLPFGIAQIGKSFRNEITPRNFIFRSREFEQMELEFFCRPDESAEWYSYWRKTRFDWYTGLGLRSDKLRLRDHDKDELAFYSSATADIEYEFPFGVSELEGIAHRGAYDLTQHQTHSGKDLSYFDEEKKERFIPHVIEPSAGADRATLAFLCEAYEEDTIAGEVRTVLKFHPRLAPIKAAVFPLVKKDGMPETADKIYRDLKKHYNVFFDEKGAIGRRYRRQDEAGTPFGITVDGQTAEDGTVTMRDRDSCRQWRVPSAGIVQAMRDLLDGQGVPAE; this is encoded by the coding sequence ATGATGGACATGGACAAGCTGGTCTCGCTCTGCAAGCGTCGCGGGTTCATCTTCCCGTCGAGCGAGATCTACGGCGGGATCAACGGCTTCTGGGACTACGGCCCGCTGGGCGTCGAGCTGAAGCGGAACATCAAAGATGCCTGGTGGCAGGACACGATCCGGTCGCGCGACGACGTGGTGGGCCTGGATTGCTCCATCATCATGAATCCGCGCGTCTGGGAGGCCTCGGGCCACGTCGGCGGGTTCAACGACCCGATGGTCGACTGCCGCGAGACCAAGGAGCGCTACCGGGCCGACCAGCTCTATGTCTTCCAGTGGAACTTCCCGGCCCCCGAGGGTGGGGCCGCCGCGCCCGAGCCGCTCTGGCTGTCGGCGATGGGCGCCTCGGCCGAAGACGCGATCACGGCGGTGGAGAAAAAGGCCCAGAAGATGGCCAACAAGCGGGGGGTCCGCACCAAGGATATTCCCGAGCCGTTGGCCGTGCCCTACCTGAGCCTCGCCGAGCCGGAGCGGGCCAAGGTCATCGGGCCGGCGACCGAGACGCCGGGAACCTTGACCGAGCCCAGGCAATTCAACCTGATGTTCAAGACGAGCGTCGGGGCCTTGGAGACGGCGTCGAGCGTGGCCTATCTGCGGCCCGAGACGGCTCAGGGGATCTTCGCCAACTTCAAGAACGTGGTCGACACCGGGCGGGTCCGGCTGCCGTTCGGCATCGCGCAGATCGGCAAGAGCTTCCGCAACGAGATCACCCCGCGCAACTTCATCTTCCGCTCGCGCGAGTTCGAGCAGATGGAGCTCGAGTTCTTCTGCCGGCCCGACGAGAGCGCCGAGTGGTACTCCTACTGGCGCAAGACGAGGTTTGACTGGTACACCGGCCTGGGCCTGCGCAGCGACAAGCTCAGGCTGCGCGACCACGACAAGGACGAATTGGCGTTTTACTCGAGCGCGACGGCCGACATCGAGTATGAGTTCCCGTTCGGCGTGAGCGAGCTGGAGGGGATCGCCCATCGTGGTGCGTATGACCTGACCCAGCACCAGACGCACAGCGGCAAGGACCTGAGCTACTTCGACGAGGAGAAGAAGGAGCGGTTCATCCCGCACGTCATCGAGCCCTCGGCCGGCGCCGACCGCGCGACGCTCGCGTTCTTGTGCGAGGCGTACGAGGAGGACACGATCGCCGGCGAAGTCCGGACGGTCCTGAAGTTCCACCCCAGGCTCGCGCCCATCAAGGCCGCGGTCTTCCCCCTGGTGAAGAAGGACGGGATGCCGGAGACGGCCGACAAGATCTATCGCGACCTGAAGAAGCACTACAACGTCTTCTTCGACGAGAAGGGCGCAATCGGCCGCCGCTACCGCAGGCAGGACGAGGCGGGGACGCCGTTCGGCATCACCGTCGACGGCCAGACGGCCGAGGACGGCACGGTGACGATGCGCGACCGCGACTCGTGCAGGCAATGGCGTGTCCCCTCGGCCGGGATCGTGCAGGCGATGCGCGACCTGCTGGACGGGCAGGGCGTACCTGCCGAGTGA
- a CDS encoding arylsulfatase — protein sequence MQYRRLTPLLVSALLACLTLMGAIAAEKAPRKPPNIVVFLADDMGFSDVGCYGGEIATPNLDALAAGGVRFSQFYNTARCWPSRASLLTGYYAQQVNRDPMANRPKWAALLPQLLQPAGYRSYQTGKWHVDGPVLAGGFSRSYELLDHNRNFNPRQHNLDDTPLPPVPPGTDYYTTTAVAGHALEFLDEHETKHKADPFFLYVAFTTPHFPVQAPEADIARYRGKYSDGWDSARERRLKRMRELGIYDGTLSTRDPLTIPPGNKPNALTAKIGPGEVGHAVAWDTLSDEQKAFQAEKMAIHAAMVDRMDREIGRVLDRLKAQGHEEDTIVLFASDNGASAEELIRGDGHDPAAPAGSAGSFLCLGPGWSTASNAPFRLHKMWNHEGGISTPLIVRWPAGIPARGEIRRSPGHLVDFAPTFLDLAGLKAPKTWSGEPRPEFPGKSLVPSLVDNTPIERDFLFFKHAGNRALRAGNWKIVAAGPNSPWELYNLAVDRGETTNLAAAHRNQVQQMSDTWAKADLQYTAQGATGGSTPVKARTAPDR from the coding sequence GTGCAGTATCGACGTCTTACGCCCTTGCTCGTCTCCGCGCTACTGGCCTGCTTGACCCTGATGGGTGCGATTGCGGCCGAGAAGGCGCCTCGCAAGCCCCCCAATATTGTGGTCTTCCTGGCCGACGACATGGGGTTCTCCGACGTCGGCTGTTACGGAGGCGAGATTGCCACGCCCAACCTCGACGCGCTCGCCGCGGGCGGGGTCCGGTTCAGCCAGTTCTACAACACGGCCCGCTGCTGGCCATCAAGGGCCTCGCTGCTGACGGGATATTATGCCCAGCAGGTGAACCGCGATCCGATGGCCAATCGACCGAAGTGGGCGGCACTGCTCCCGCAACTGCTCCAGCCGGCCGGCTATCGGTCGTATCAGACGGGCAAGTGGCACGTCGATGGGCCCGTGCTGGCCGGCGGGTTTTCTCGGTCATACGAGCTGCTCGACCACAACCGGAACTTCAACCCGAGGCAGCACAACCTCGACGATACGCCCCTGCCGCCCGTCCCCCCCGGCACCGATTACTACACAACCACGGCCGTCGCCGGGCACGCCCTTGAGTTCCTCGACGAGCACGAAACGAAACACAAGGCCGACCCGTTCTTCCTCTATGTCGCGTTCACCACCCCGCACTTCCCGGTGCAGGCCCCCGAGGCCGACATCGCCCGATACCGGGGCAAGTACAGCGATGGCTGGGACTCGGCCCGCGAACGTCGCCTGAAACGGATGCGCGAACTCGGAATTTATGACGGGACCCTCTCGACACGCGACCCCCTGACCATCCCCCCCGGCAACAAGCCCAACGCCCTGACGGCCAAGATCGGCCCAGGCGAAGTCGGCCACGCCGTGGCCTGGGACACACTGTCCGACGAGCAGAAGGCGTTCCAGGCCGAGAAAATGGCGATCCACGCGGCGATGGTCGACCGGATGGACCGCGAGATCGGCCGCGTGCTCGACCGCCTGAAGGCGCAGGGGCACGAGGAAGACACGATCGTGCTGTTCGCCTCGGACAACGGAGCCAGCGCGGAAGAACTCATCCGCGGCGACGGCCACGATCCCGCGGCGCCCGCCGGTTCGGCCGGCAGCTTCCTCTGCCTCGGCCCGGGATGGTCCACGGCATCCAACGCCCCGTTCCGACTGCACAAGATGTGGAACCACGAAGGGGGGATCTCCACCCCCCTGATCGTGCGCTGGCCCGCCGGAATCCCGGCCCGGGGCGAGATCCGCCGCAGCCCCGGCCACCTGGTCGACTTCGCGCCGACGTTCCTCGACCTGGCAGGCCTGAAGGCCCCCAAGACCTGGTCAGGCGAGCCCAGGCCCGAATTCCCCGGCAAAAGCCTGGTTCCTTCACTGGTCGACAACACCCCGATCGAGCGCGACTTCCTCTTCTTCAAGCACGCGGGCAACCGCGCCCTGCGAGCCGGCAACTGGAAGATCGTAGCGGCCGGCCCGAACTCTCCCTGGGAGCTGTACAACCTGGCCGTCGACCGTGGCGAGACCACCAACCTGGCCGCCGCCCATCGCAATCAGGTGCAGCAGATGTCCGATACCTGGGCCAAGGCCGATCTCCAATACACCGCGCAGGGGGCTACGGGGGGTTCTACACCGGTCAAAGCGAGGACCGCTCCCGATCGTTAG
- a CDS encoding SDR family NAD(P)-dependent oxidoreductase — MTIVNPMDLSGRTVLVTGASSGIGRETAVLLSQLGARLILIARDRARLEETALRLAGAGHIIESHDLSEPEPIMGWVKELGRRVGGLNGLVHAAGLHSIVPIRMLEPGELDGLWRINVAAAVQLVRGFRQKGVASRPSSVVLLASITGLTGQPGVSAYAATKGALIAFTKSAAMEMARENIRVNCVAPSLVKTAMTDRILKNLDEGQRSAVELLHPLGLGEPVDVANAIAFLLAETGRWITGTTLVVDGGFTAQ, encoded by the coding sequence ATGACCATCGTCAATCCCATGGATCTCAGCGGTCGGACCGTCCTGGTGACTGGGGCGTCCTCGGGGATCGGCCGCGAGACGGCCGTGCTGCTCAGCCAGTTGGGGGCGCGACTCATCTTGATCGCGCGCGACCGAGCACGCCTCGAAGAGACGGCCCTCCGGCTGGCCGGAGCGGGGCACATCATCGAGTCGCATGACCTCTCCGAGCCCGAGCCGATCATGGGTTGGGTCAAGGAGCTGGGGAGGCGAGTGGGTGGCCTGAATGGCCTTGTCCACGCGGCGGGCCTTCATTCGATTGTCCCGATCCGGATGCTCGAGCCCGGGGAACTCGACGGTCTCTGGCGGATCAACGTCGCTGCGGCCGTCCAGCTCGTCCGCGGGTTCCGTCAGAAAGGGGTCGCCAGCCGACCCTCGAGCGTCGTGCTGCTCGCGTCGATCACCGGACTGACTGGTCAACCCGGAGTCTCGGCTTACGCCGCGACGAAGGGGGCATTGATCGCCTTCACCAAGTCGGCAGCGATGGAGATGGCTCGCGAGAACATCCGCGTAAATTGCGTCGCCCCTTCACTCGTCAAGACAGCGATGACCGACCGTATCCTGAAGAACCTCGACGAGGGCCAGCGATCCGCCGTCGAGTTATTGCACCCGCTCGGCCTCGGAGAGCCGGTCGACGTGGCCAACGCGATCGCGTTCCTACTCGCCGAGACCGGCCGATGGATCACCGGCACGACATTGGTCGTCGACGGGGGATTTACCGCCCAGTAG
- a CDS encoding sugar phosphate isomerase/epimerase, with protein MKLCIAQATTMSSTFEADLQAYSRAGFPAVELWLTKLEEYIREHGVGAARDLLASNTLTPLAAAGQGGLLLSERAERQVHWDLFRARLELLRDLGVPTMVVAVDFVREMAEEDYGKAAMRLREAGTVAADHGVRIALEFQKTARFCSSLDTTIALVMQASSPAVGVCFDLFHYYTGPSKFEDLAYLSPSNLAWVQLCDVAGTPREIAGDADRIFPGEGDFQITPILDHLAAIGYEGGVSLEVLNPLLWSIPADRVADMGYQAMSRALGDRALGGRYASGPMPDPATGAGA; from the coding sequence ATGAAGCTTTGTATCGCCCAGGCCACGACGATGAGCTCGACCTTCGAGGCCGACCTGCAGGCCTATTCGCGGGCCGGATTCCCCGCGGTGGAACTCTGGCTGACGAAGCTGGAAGAATATATCCGCGAGCACGGAGTCGGGGCCGCGCGCGACTTGCTGGCGAGCAACACCCTCACGCCGCTGGCCGCGGCCGGGCAGGGGGGCCTGCTTCTCTCCGAGCGTGCCGAGCGTCAGGTCCACTGGGACCTGTTCCGGGCGAGGCTCGAGCTGCTGAGAGACCTGGGCGTGCCGACGATGGTGGTCGCCGTCGACTTCGTCCGCGAGATGGCCGAGGAAGACTACGGCAAGGCGGCAATGAGGCTCAGGGAGGCCGGGACTGTCGCGGCCGACCACGGCGTGCGCATCGCCCTGGAGTTCCAGAAGACGGCCCGCTTCTGTTCCAGCCTCGACACGACGATCGCCCTGGTGATGCAGGCCTCGTCCCCCGCGGTCGGCGTCTGCTTCGACCTCTTCCACTACTACACGGGCCCGAGCAAGTTCGAGGACCTGGCCTACCTGTCGCCCTCGAATCTGGCCTGGGTCCAGCTCTGCGACGTGGCGGGGACCCCGCGCGAGATCGCCGGCGATGCCGACCGGATCTTCCCGGGCGAGGGCGATTTCCAGATCACGCCGATCCTCGACCACCTGGCGGCGATTGGCTATGAAGGCGGGGTCTCGCTGGAAGTCCTGAACCCGCTGCTATGGTCGATCCCGGCCGATCGCGTGGCAGATATGGGCTATCAGGCGATGTCGCGGGCCCTGGGCGATCGCGCATTGGGAGGCCGGTATGCATCCGGCCCCATGCCCGATCCGGCGACCGGTGCGGGGGCCTGA
- a CDS encoding RNA polymerase sigma factor, producing MHDVQLDELIQRLNEGDHAAAEQVFIEYEPYLRMAVRRQLTGALRAKLDSMDIVQTVWADVLKGFKESGWRFADRGQLRSFLTTLARHRLIDRRRHYRRSMESERPMGDADPGDFPASGQPRPSEEAQGMELWRQMLGLCPPQHRALLELKRQGLPLAEIAARVGLHEGSVRRILYELARKLAEVRERELAEAE from the coding sequence ATGCATGACGTTCAACTGGACGAGCTCATCCAACGCCTCAACGAGGGCGACCACGCCGCCGCCGAGCAGGTCTTCATCGAGTATGAGCCATACCTGCGGATGGCCGTGCGCCGGCAATTGACCGGGGCGCTGCGTGCCAAGCTGGACTCGATGGACATCGTGCAGACGGTCTGGGCCGACGTGCTCAAGGGGTTCAAGGAATCGGGGTGGCGGTTCGCCGACCGCGGCCAGCTCCGCTCATTCTTGACGACCCTGGCGCGGCACCGCCTGATCGACCGCCGCCGCCACTACCGCAGGTCGATGGAGAGCGAGCGGCCCATGGGCGACGCCGACCCGGGGGACTTCCCGGCGTCGGGCCAGCCCCGTCCGAGCGAGGAGGCGCAGGGGATGGAGCTCTGGCGCCAGATGCTGGGACTCTGCCCGCCGCAGCATCGTGCGCTCCTGGAGCTGAAGCGCCAGGGGTTGCCGCTCGCGGAGATCGCCGCCCGCGTCGGCCTCCACGAGGGGAGTGTGAGGCGGATCCTGTATGAACTCGCCCGCAAGCTCGCCGAGGTCCGCGAGCGCGAGCTTGCCGAGGCGGAATGA
- a CDS encoding tetratricopeptide repeat protein, whose product MDAHGSTPEMRPTTDPVVRSDGVDDWIDEQVEQLADAWARGQRVTAAELLAQKPGVADEDALRLVFEEVSLRRDAGGGGETSQVVARHPRLRSKLEALLACDRLMRPEAPVGFPELGETLGDFQLLEELGRGRSGRTFLAVQVSLADRPVVLKVMALDEEEYLSLARLQHTHIVPLYSILADEDRGLMALCMPYLGGANFSQILAALGDIPPERRTSADLLRVLNGFPASPTQLEAGPGPYRDALGRATYVQAICWMISCLADALQYAHQRGLVHMDVKPSNVLIAADGQPMLLDFHLARGPVLRGEDRPARLGGTPGWMSPEQRAAMRQISEGRAVAAEVDGRSDIYSLGLLMHEALAGPCDPDSPSRRSRLDRVNRTVSVGLADLVERCIQADPARRYPTAGELADDLRRHYDDLPLKGVVNRSHAERLAKWRKRHPHALTRGLARMSIVLAIAIVGLAAWLVYLQRLREVDASLEDARNYQARGAYDDARRAASRGLTLALKTPGLGAVVKALETQHRLALRSRKAVELHRLADLIRFRYGVDPASGVEAHKLVDLGRALWSDKRLIKPPPGLALAPEVEHELGLDLLELAVVWADLRVRIAPDSEVGQARLDALKVLDEAEATFGSSPSLRRERAVHVLALGLRDVVPGADLPAKTPWEHYDLGRSLLRAGQFADAAAEFRATIDERPQDLWPNFYQGLCAYRLGQHADALAAFRACVTLSPRSAECLFNRGLANAALGRVDEARADYTRALTIDPTLARAALNRGILAYESGQPGRALDDYRRALEASPEGQLAGQISFNQALAHLALGDRPAAQHAANQALRLGHAEARTLVETLGPVIP is encoded by the coding sequence ATGGATGCACACGGATCGACGCCCGAGATGCGACCGACGACCGACCCGGTGGTGCGCTCGGACGGGGTCGATGACTGGATCGACGAGCAGGTCGAGCAACTGGCCGATGCCTGGGCCCGCGGGCAGCGGGTGACGGCCGCGGAGCTGCTCGCGCAGAAGCCGGGGGTGGCCGACGAGGACGCGCTGCGACTGGTCTTCGAGGAAGTTTCGCTCAGGCGCGATGCGGGAGGGGGGGGTGAGACCAGCCAGGTGGTCGCGCGGCATCCCCGTCTGCGATCGAAGCTGGAGGCGCTGCTGGCCTGCGACCGCCTGATGCGGCCCGAGGCGCCGGTCGGCTTCCCCGAGTTGGGGGAGACTCTGGGCGACTTCCAGCTGCTGGAGGAGCTGGGACGGGGCCGGTCGGGGCGGACGTTCCTGGCGGTGCAGGTCTCGCTGGCCGACCGGCCGGTGGTGCTCAAGGTGATGGCGCTCGACGAGGAAGAATACCTCAGCCTGGCGCGGCTCCAGCATACGCACATCGTCCCGCTCTACTCGATCCTCGCCGACGAGGACCGGGGGCTCATGGCCCTTTGCATGCCCTACCTGGGCGGGGCGAATTTTTCCCAGATTCTGGCCGCACTGGGAGACATCCCTCCCGAGCGACGCACGTCCGCGGACTTGCTCCGGGTGCTGAACGGCTTCCCGGCGTCGCCCACTCAGCTGGAGGCCGGGCCCGGGCCGTATCGCGATGCGCTGGGGCGTGCGACGTATGTTCAGGCGATTTGCTGGATGATTTCGTGCCTGGCCGATGCGTTGCAGTATGCCCATCAGCGCGGGCTGGTGCACATGGACGTCAAGCCATCGAACGTCCTGATCGCGGCCGACGGCCAGCCGATGCTCCTGGATTTCCACCTCGCTCGCGGGCCCGTGCTGCGGGGCGAGGACCGGCCTGCGCGGCTTGGAGGCACGCCGGGATGGATGTCCCCCGAGCAGCGTGCGGCGATGCGACAGATCAGCGAGGGGCGGGCGGTCGCCGCCGAGGTCGACGGTCGCTCGGACATCTATTCGTTGGGGCTCTTGATGCACGAGGCCCTGGCGGGCCCCTGCGACCCCGACTCGCCGTCTCGTCGGTCCCGGCTCGACCGAGTAAATCGGACGGTCAGCGTCGGGCTTGCCGATCTCGTGGAGCGTTGCATCCAGGCGGATCCCGCGAGGCGCTACCCCACCGCGGGCGAGCTGGCCGATGACCTGCGGAGGCACTACGATGACCTCCCCCTGAAGGGGGTCGTCAACCGGAGCCACGCCGAGCGACTGGCCAAGTGGCGCAAACGCCATCCCCATGCGTTGACGCGAGGCCTGGCGCGGATGTCCATCGTCCTGGCCATCGCGATCGTCGGCCTGGCCGCCTGGCTGGTCTACCTCCAGCGCCTCCGGGAGGTCGACGCCTCTCTCGAAGACGCGCGGAACTATCAGGCCAGGGGGGCCTACGACGACGCTCGGCGCGCGGCGAGTCGCGGCCTGACGCTTGCCTTGAAGACCCCGGGCCTGGGGGCAGTGGTCAAGGCGCTGGAGACGCAGCACCGCCTGGCCCTGCGCAGCCGCAAGGCCGTCGAGTTGCACCGACTCGCCGACCTGATCCGCTTTCGCTACGGGGTTGATCCGGCGTCGGGAGTCGAGGCCCATAAGCTCGTGGATCTCGGGCGAGCTCTCTGGTCGGACAAACGCCTGATCAAGCCCCCGCCAGGTCTGGCCCTGGCCCCCGAGGTCGAGCATGAGCTTGGCCTGGACCTGCTGGAACTGGCGGTGGTCTGGGCCGACCTCCGGGTGCGGATTGCCCCCGACTCCGAGGTCGGACAGGCGAGGCTCGATGCCCTGAAGGTCCTGGACGAAGCAGAGGCCACCTTCGGGTCGAGTCCGTCGCTGCGCCGCGAGCGCGCCGTCCATGTGCTGGCGCTCGGGCTGAGGGACGTCGTTCCGGGGGCGGATTTGCCGGCGAAGACGCCCTGGGAACACTACGACCTGGGCCGCTCACTGCTGCGGGCCGGCCAGTTCGCCGATGCCGCCGCCGAATTCCGGGCCACCATCGACGAGAGGCCTCAGGACCTCTGGCCCAACTTCTATCAAGGGCTCTGCGCCTACCGCCTCGGTCAGCACGCCGACGCCCTGGCCGCCTTCCGCGCCTGCGTGACCCTCTCGCCCCGCTCGGCCGAGTGCCTCTTCAACCGGGGGCTGGCCAACGCCGCTCTGGGCCGGGTGGATGAGGCGAGGGCCGATTATACGAGGGCCCTGACGATCGACCCCACGCTCGCGCGGGCCGCCCTGAACCGGGGGATCCTCGCGTATGAGTCTGGCCAGCCCGGGCGGGCCCTCGATGACTATCGACGGGCCCTCGAAGCCAGTCCCGAGGGGCAGCTCGCGGGTCAGATCTCGTTCAACCAGGCCTTGGCCCACCTCGCGCTCGGCGATCGGCCCGCCGCGCAACACGCTGCAAACCAGGCGCTGAGACTTGGCCACGCCGAGGCCAGGACTCTCGTGGAGACCCTTGGCCCTGTGATTCCCTGA
- a CDS encoding D-TA family PLP-dependent enzyme, with protein sequence MDPRYALNNTDSMLSPSLVIFKDLVTANLRAMIDVAGGANRLRPHVKTHKMPAMIRLAESLGIRKHKCATIAEAEMVAAAGGTDIMIAYPIVGPNIARFARLVRGYPKATFRTVVDDADAASALSAGLPANETISTLIDLDIGMGRTGIDPGDAAFQLYEHLATLPNLRPDGLQAYDGQIAVTDLSERIEAARPGQEATLALRQRLIDAGHDVSIVVFGGTPTFPVHARLDIPGLELSPGTCSLHDYGYATRYPDLPFVPSALLLTRVISRPRPGRITLDLGYKAVASDPPVASRVVFPDLPDATVAFQSEEHLVLDTPHAEDYPPGTTFLAMPSHICPTCALHRQAYVIENGEVVERWDIVARDRMLNL encoded by the coding sequence ATGGATCCCCGCTACGCCCTGAACAACACCGACTCGATGCTGAGCCCTTCCCTCGTCATCTTCAAAGACCTGGTGACGGCCAACCTGCGGGCGATGATCGATGTGGCCGGCGGGGCGAATCGCCTCCGCCCGCACGTCAAGACGCACAAGATGCCCGCGATGATCCGCCTGGCCGAGTCGCTGGGCATCCGCAAGCATAAGTGCGCCACCATCGCCGAGGCCGAGATGGTCGCCGCGGCCGGCGGCACCGACATCATGATCGCCTACCCGATCGTCGGGCCCAACATCGCCCGCTTCGCCCGCCTGGTCCGGGGCTACCCCAAGGCGACCTTCCGCACGGTCGTCGACGACGCCGACGCCGCCTCGGCCCTCTCCGCCGGCCTCCCCGCGAACGAGACGATCTCGACGCTCATCGACCTCGACATCGGCATGGGCCGCACCGGGATCGATCCCGGCGACGCCGCCTTCCAGCTCTACGAGCACCTGGCCACGTTGCCGAACCTCAGGCCCGACGGCCTGCAGGCCTACGACGGCCAGATCGCGGTCACCGACCTTTCCGAGCGCATCGAGGCCGCCCGCCCCGGCCAGGAGGCGACCCTCGCGCTGCGACAGCGGCTCATCGACGCCGGCCACGACGTCTCGATCGTTGTCTTCGGCGGCACCCCCACCTTCCCGGTGCACGCCAGGCTCGACATTCCCGGCCTTGAACTCTCCCCGGGCACCTGCTCACTGCACGACTACGGCTACGCGACCCGCTATCCCGACCTCCCGTTCGTCCCCTCGGCGTTGCTCCTCACCCGCGTCATCAGCCGACCCCGCCCCGGGCGGATCACGCTCGACCTCGGCTACAAGGCCGTCGCCAGCGATCCCCCGGTCGCAAGCCGGGTCGTCTTCCCCGACCTGCCCGACGCCACGGTCGCCTTCCAGAGCGAGGAGCATCTCGTCCTGGACACCCCCCACGCCGAGGACTATCCCCCCGGCACGACATTCCTCGCCATGCCATCCCACATCTGTCCCACCTGCGCGCTGCACAGGCAGGCCTATGTGATCGAGAACGGCGAGGTCGTCGAACGTTGGGACATCGTCGCCCGCGACCGGATGCTCAACCTCTAA
- a CDS encoding ketoacyl-ACP synthase III, translating into MGRIRAAIKQVASHLPEYSLTNEQLVREFGDWDGDKIRSKTGIAARRIAARDECSSDLGIAAAKALFAAGACDPRDVDFLLFCTQSPDHFLPTTACLAHAGLNLRESCAAVDINQGCSGYLYGLAVAKGLVESRVAENVLLITSDTYSKFINPRDRSTRSIFGDGAAATLIAQSTESDDEESIGPFLFGTDGGGAPNLIVRAGGMRCPATRETSIERSDDAGNFRSDENLSMNGAEVFAFALRSVPAAVNGLLARSGLGIADVDYFLFHQANKFMLERLRDKLDIPPAKFAIDMEDTGNTVSSSIPIALERATARGEVRPGDRVMLVGFGVGYSWAATLIRIP; encoded by the coding sequence ATGGGCCGGATTCGAGCCGCGATTAAGCAGGTCGCCTCTCATCTCCCCGAGTATTCGCTGACGAACGAGCAGCTCGTCCGCGAATTCGGGGATTGGGACGGGGACAAGATCAGGTCCAAGACGGGCATCGCCGCGAGGAGGATCGCGGCCCGCGATGAGTGCTCCTCGGACCTCGGCATCGCCGCGGCGAAGGCCTTGTTTGCAGCGGGTGCATGCGACCCGCGAGATGTCGACTTCCTCCTCTTCTGCACCCAGAGCCCGGACCACTTCCTGCCGACGACCGCATGCCTCGCCCACGCGGGCCTGAACCTCCGGGAGAGTTGCGCGGCGGTCGACATCAACCAGGGTTGTTCCGGGTATCTCTACGGCCTGGCGGTGGCGAAAGGGCTCGTGGAGAGTCGTGTCGCCGAGAATGTCCTGCTGATCACCTCGGACACCTATTCGAAGTTCATCAACCCGAGGGACCGCAGCACGCGGTCGATCTTCGGCGACGGGGCCGCGGCGACCCTCATCGCGCAAAGCACTGAGTCGGACGACGAAGAATCGATCGGCCCGTTCCTCTTCGGCACCGACGGCGGTGGCGCCCCGAACCTGATCGTGAGGGCCGGGGGGATGAGATGCCCGGCCACTCGTGAGACGAGCATCGAGAGGTCCGACGATGCCGGCAATTTCCGATCCGACGAGAACTTGTCCATGAACGGTGCCGAGGTGTTTGCCTTCGCCCTGCGTTCGGTGCCGGCCGCGGTGAATGGACTCCTGGCAAGGTCCGGCCTCGGCATCGCGGATGTCGATTATTTCCTCTTCCACCAGGCCAACAAATTCATGTTGGAGCGGCTGCGTGACAAGCTAGACATCCCCCCCGCGAAGTTTGCAATCGACATGGAGGACACCGGCAATACGGTCTCCTCCAGCATCCCGATCGCCCTGGAGCGGGCCACGGCCCGGGGCGAGGTGCGACCGGGCGACCGGGTCATGCTTGTCGGGTTCGGCGTCGGCTACTCGTGGGCCGCGACCCTGATCAGAATTCCCTGA